The DNA window CGTTCGACGCTGCGAATTCCGCCGCCGATGTCCTCGATGCCGTCCGATGCTCCGTCTACGCTCACTCCCGCATCATAGCGATCCACCGCTTCGTCGCTGCGACTGTTGGTGGGCATCTGTATTTTTCGATACCGAGATAGTTCGTGCGCAGAACTGGGGGACGGCGCCGGATCTCCTCTTCGATCGGTTCGATTCCCCACCCGGGTCCTGACGGGACTGTCATACGACCATTTTCGACCGTGGGAGTGCCGGTGAACAGATCGTCGTCGTAGGTGAGTCGGTCGACGTCGTGTTCCATGATCCGCAGGTTCGGTACTGCTGCGGCGAAGTGGGCGCTCATGGCTGTGGCCAGGTGGCTGTAAAAATTGTGCGGTGCGACGTTGACGTCGAAGGCTTCGGCGGTGTTGGCAATTTTCATCGATTGCCAAACTCCGTTCCACACCACGTCGACGATTCCGACGTCGATGGATTGTTTGGTCAGGTACGGAAGGAATTGACGGACGCCGAACAATGTCTCGCACGATGCAATCGGCATAGTGGCGTGCTGGCGGATCAGAGCCAGCGCATCCGGGTTGTACAGATCCAACTCCACCCAGAGCAGATCGAACTCTTCGAGGGCGCGTATCAGCCTGAGGTAGCCTTCGGTACGGGCGTTGAAGTTCAGGTCGATCAGTATCTCGATGTCGTCGCCGACTCCGCTCCGTAATGCATCCACATGTTTGACGACGTCACGAATCAGGGTTCGGTCGACGTTCAGTCCAGGCTCGTAAGGATTGCCGAATCCAGATCCCCATGATTTGGGGCCGTTCGGCCCGTACTGGAACATATTGGTCTTCACAGCCGTAAAACCGCGATCCCTCGCCTCCTGCCCGGTTGCGGTGACGCCGGCGAGATCGGAAACTTTCGAGCCGTAGTGGTTCGGGTGGCTGATCCGCCAGCTCGCGCAGTGCGACCAATAGACCTGAATGCTGTCCCGGTGCTTCCCGCCGAGCAGGTCGTAAACCGGGACACCCAGTATGCGTGCTTTGGCGTCGAGCATTGCGTTCTCGAGGGCACCGAAAACTTCTGCGGTCATACCGTACGGCGCCGGGCGAGCAGTAGCGGCCACGCGTGTGTAGACCTGCTCGTGGTTCATCACATCACCACCGATGAACATGGGCGCATATCGCTGGATCACTTCTGTCATTCCGCGAGGACCGAAATCTTCGTCGTACTCTGACCATCCCACCGTGCCGTCGGTAGTTGTGATCTTGAGAAAGTGGTAGTTCCGCCAACCGGCGTTGCATGACAGTGTCTCGATCGTTGCGATTTCACTGCCGTGTGATGAGCTGGGCACGTCGTCCTTCTTTCCAATTTCTAGTTTGAATTCGGTGTATTCACTGGGTATTTCGGTGTTCGGTCTTGCAGCACACGTACCACGTCGGAGACGGTGGTAGCGGTAGCATCGAGTAACGACTGGGCTGACAGATAGGCGATGTGGGGGGTCAGTACGGTGTTCGGTGCCGCCAAAAGTGGGTCGTCCGTCGGCAGTGGCTCGTGAGCGAACACATCGAGCGCGGCTCCGGCCAGGTGGCCTGCGTTCAAGGCAGCGATCAGTGCGGCTTCATCGATCAAACCTCCGCGTGAGACGTTGACCAAAACGGCACCCTTTTTGAATCGGGCCAAAGCGGAGGTGTCGATGATCTCCTTGGTGTGTTGATCGAGACCGATGTGCAAGGACACGATGTCCGAGGTGGACAGCAGTTCGTCGAGACTCAACGGTGTTGCTCCCGCGGCCGCCGCTGCGTCTTCGCGGCCAGGGCGCACGTGAGTAGCGATGCGAAAGCCGACGGTACTCGCGAGCCGAGCGAGTTCCTGCCCGCTTCGCCCGAAACCGATAATTCCCAACTGCATTGCGTGGGGGCGCTGCAATATCGAGGCGTATCGAGGGTGGGTCCACTGCCCGCGCCTCACCCGGTCGTCGAACTCACCGATGCGCCGGAGCAGATGCATAATCATCGCCAAGGTATGAACGGCAACGTCCTGGTAGTTGGTGTCGGGAGCGTTTGTGACCTGTATTCCCAACTCTGTGGCGGCGGCGATGTCGACCGTGTCCACACCGACGCCACCTCGTGCTACCACTCGCAGATTGGGGAGTGAACGCATCACGTGCTCGGTGATCGGTTCGGCCCCCATTGGTATGAGACCGACTGCGTCGGAACATATTCGAATGAGATCAGCTTCCGTGTGCGCGGCCACTTGTTCCAGGTGCGCGTTCGCATCGTTCAACAGTGCCTCGATGCCGGGAGCGAGTGAGTCGGGTATCGGATTCCCCAGCTGATAAACGCGGTGCATGTAAAGCTCCTGCCGTGGGAAAGATGCGCTGTCAGTAAGTGAAGGTGACTCGAGGTCCTGCGCCGAACCGTGTCCGACATGGCGTTACGGCACGTCCGTCTATGCCTTGGTGCGAGGACTCGGCGTCGGAGCCTCTATTACCTGGTCGGCGTTTCGGGTGCTGCGCGCCAGTTGGAGTTTGACCAGTGGCGTGTCCCCGGTGAACGGGGCCATCTCGTTTTAGAGTCTTGTTGCCCCTGAAGTGGGCGGATAGGACGATGGAGAACATGGCTGGACGGAAGCGCAACTCTGCCGAGGACATCGTGCGCAAACTGCGCCGTGCCGATGAGCTGACCGCTGCAGGCAAGACGCAAGAGGAGATCGCGGCGGAGCTCGAGGTGTCGGCGGCGACGTTGTACAACTGGCGGCGTCAGTACGGCGGGATGGACACCGATGCCGCGAAGGAACTCAAGGAGCTGCGCGAGCAGAACGGCAAGCTCAAACGCCTGCTCGCCGAGGCCGAGCTGGAGAAGGACGCACTGCGGGAGGTAGCGAAGGGAAAATTCTGAGCCCAGCCGCCAAGCGCCGCGCCGTCGACATGCTCGTCAACACCATGAGTCTGTCGAAACGTCTGGCGTGCAAAGCTGTTGGGCTTGCCCGCTCCACCTACGCACGAACACCGATCGCCGACACACCCGCGGATCCCGACGCGGCCCTGAGGGCGTCGCTGCGGACATACGCAGGCTCGCATCCACTGCACGGCTTCCGTCGCGCCTGGGCGCATCTGAGGCACGACCAGGGCATGTCGGTGAACAAGAAGAAGGTGCACCGGCTCTGGAAGGAGGAGGGTCTGCAGGTTCGGATCTATCATCCCCGCAAACGCGCCGGCATCAGCTCCTGCCCGCAGATCGAAGCCGATGCGCCGAAAGTGGTGTGGGCTATGGATTTTCAGTTCGACTCCACGGTGGATGGGAAAGCGATCAAGATCGCGTCGATGATCGACGAACACACCCGGCAGTCCCTGTTGAACATCGTGGAGCGCTCGATCACCGCGCAACGACTGACCGACGAGCTCGACAAGACGTTCGCGCTGTGGGACGGACCGCCGATGGTCCTGAGAATGGACAACGGTCCGGAGTTCATTTCGCATGTGCTGCAACAGTTCTGTCGCGACCGTGTCGGTATCTCCTACATCCCGCCGGGGACGCCGTGGAACAACGGACACATCGAATCGTTCAACAACCGACTACGGAAGGAGTGCCTGAACCGCAATCACTGGACGAGCCTTCTCGAAGCGAGGGTGGTGATCGAGGACTTCAAAGACGACCACAACCATCGACACCGGCACTCATCACTGGGCTACCTCACGCCGTCCGAGTACGCTGCCCAATGCACCCACAACCACCAACCGGTCGAGGGTTGCGAGATCGACTGAAATCAATCACACCGTGGCTCTAGAACACGGTGGCCCGACTATCGGGGACCTGCCACCAGCACTACGAGGAATCCTGAGGCGATCATGAAAAGGCCCGCGACAAGCATTCCGGGTTGATAGCTGCCGGTGACGTCTCTGAGGTAACCGGCGAGGTAAGGAGCGAAGAAGCCCGACAGATTGCCGATGGAGTTGATGACGCCAATTCCAGCCGCTGCGGCTGCGCCGGTAAGGAACGACGCGGGGATCTGCCAAAACACCGGAATACAGCAGAACATTCCGATGGCGGCGACGGTGATGCCTGCCATGACTGCGAACGGTGAGCCCAGTGCGAACGAGAAGGTGAGAGCGACGCCACCCACCAAGGCTGGAATCAGGACGTGATAGATGCGCTCGCCTCGAGCATCTGATCGCCGGCTCCAGTACAGCATGGCTGCAGTTGCGAATCCGTAGGGGATCGCCGACATCAGACCGATCTGCATTCCGCTGAGTGTCAGTCCGAACTGGCCCTCAAATCCTTTGATTGCTTGCGGTAGAAAGAATCCGACTGCGTAGATTCCGTATGCGATACCGAAGTAAACGAAGCTCAGGAGAAATACGCGTCCCGTGAATGCACTCCGAATACTGGATGCGTTGTGTGTTGCGTCGACAGCGGCGTCTTCGGCTGCTACGCGTCGTTCGAGTTCTTCGCCTTCTTGCGCCGTGAGCCACTTCGCCTTGGTGGGGCGGTCGACGAGTACAAAGAACGCCACAATTCCCGCGACGACCGTCACCAGACCTTCGGCTGCGAACATGAACCTCCAGCCGGGCATTCCGGCGAAACCGTGTCCCTGGTCCATCAAGAATGCCGACACCGGAGACCCGAGCAGAAAGGAGACAGGGGCGGCAGCGTAGACGTACGAGAGTATCCGTGCGCGCTGCTGCCGGGGAAACCACACTCCCAGCAGGTACACGATGCCGGGGAAGAATCCTGCTTCGGCGACGCCGAGCAGGAACCGAAGGATGTAAAAGCTGGTTTCACCCTGTACCAGGCTCATCGACGCGGCGATCACGCCCCATGTCAGCACGATGCGGGTGATCCAAATCCTCGCTCCGAACTTGGTGAGCAGCAGGTTGCTGGGCACTTCGAAAAAGAAGTACCCGACGAAAAACAGTCCGGCTCCGAGGCCGTAGGCGGCCGAACTCAGACCGATGTCAGCATTCATTTCCAAGGCCGCGAACCCGACGTTGACCTTGTCCAAATAATTGAGAAAGTACAGAACCATCAGCATCGGGAGAAGCCGAAAGGCAACTTTGCGTAAGACATCGTGCTGTTTTGTCGGATTCGACATCGTGGATACACCTGTCAGTTGTGGGTGCGCTTGGCCTGGCGGCAGCACGCCGATCGTCTGTGACGTGTGATTGCAAAGACTCTGTGGGTTGTGTGTGCCGGGGCTCACATGGCCTGGGTGAAGCAAACCGCCGAGATCCGTGTGCGTCAAGCCTCTTGTTCCGGCAAGTGAATCTTGGTTCCATTATTTGGGTACTTCGTTCGGAGCTTGTGCGGACGAATCATGAGCTACGGCTCGATCGAACGCCTGATTGTGAGTTCGCGCGTTCAGCACAGCCGGAAGAGGAGAAAATCTTGCGAACGCCAATCGTCGAGCAGAAGTTACCGCCACCCCTCTCGTCGAATTGGGAGTGGCAACGGCTTGCTCGATGCCGCTCGATGCCTGTGTCTATCTTCTTCCCGCCGAGAGGGCTACGCGGACACACCCTGCGGTACCACGAGGAGGAGGCCAAAGCTGTGTGCGCCCTGTGTGAGGTCGTCGAGGAGTGTCGGCAACACGCGCTGGCCTGCCCCGAGCCGCACGGGGTATGGGGCGGTTTGTCTGCTGCCGAGCGGGTGGATCTGTGTCAGCGGGAAGGTTCGGCAGCGGGATGTGGTACGGCAGCGGGATGTGATTCGGCAGCGGAATCCAGCGGTGGTAGTTCCGTAGATCGGAACGTACCATTGACAGAATGGAACTGAGGTAGTTCACTCGCAACTACGGCCGCAGCGCCGTCGCCGCGCCCCGGATGTCCGGCAAGACTGCTCGATTTCATGGGCGCGGACTCGGTGGCATCGAGTAGACCTGACAAGAAGAGGTTGGTATTTCAGATGGAAACGAAAAACGTAGTCAACGGCGTCGACCTGGACGCGATGACGGAGACGATCGATGCAGTTCGGGGAGATCGCAACCTCGGTGAAGTGACGTTCTCCGTGAACGGGGAATGGCAGGGCGGCTTTCGCGTCGATGCGCAGACCGGCAACCTTGTACAGGGCGGACAGGCTGACACCTCGCGCGCAGCCAAGTTCTCGATGTCCAGCGACGAACCCGCTTCGCTTCTGGGAACCGACACCGCGGTGTCGCCGGCCGAATACGTTCTGCAGGCGCTGGCCGGGTGCTACACGGTCACCCTCGCAGCCAATGCAGCATCGCGTGGTATCGAACTCGAGAGCTACAAGCTCGAATTGGAGGGCGATTTCGACCTCGCGTCGTTCCTGGGAGTGGCACCGGACGAAGCACCCGGTGCGAAGCAGATCCGAGTCAAAGTCGACGTTGTGGCCCCGAAGTCCACTCGCGAAGAGATCGAAGAGCTTGTCGATGTCGTGCAGCAGCGATCGCCCATTCGAGACACTCTGATTCGGCCCGTCGAGGTTGTGACCACTCTGGTCTGAAGAGAGCCGGACCTGTCATATCCCGCCACAGTCGTCGGTGGGCCCCTTCTCCAAGTTCGGGCGAGGACAGCGGACGCACTGTGATCTTTCGGGGCTGCAACTGGTTCATCGAATAGCTGAACACCGAAAACCGCTGGCTAACGGCTTCGGTCGTCGTCCGATGGGCAGTGAGCGCTCTGAACACGAATTCATGCGCGGTCACTGCTCACCGGGCCTCCCCGGCAGCGAGGTAACGATGCGAGCCTCGATCGATGGCTCCTGCAAGGAGGATTTCTGCTCGTGGAGCGTTACGACTACGATCGCCCACCGCTCGGTGACGATCTTGCCACTGGAATGGGTACGGCTCTTGCCCAGTTCAATTCGGCGGTCTTCACCGGACCTGGACGGATTCCGCGCAGGTATCGAGAACTCATTGCCGTTGCCGTGGGTCTGACAACTCAATGCACAGGTTGTATCTCCGTTCATACGCGCGGTGCGCTCGCGCAGGGCGCAACGGCGGACGAGATCGCCGAGGTCACCTACATCACCGCTGCAGTCCGCGCCGGGGGAGCCACCGCTCATGGGGCACTGTCTCTATCGGTGGCAAAGCGTCAGCACTGACTGCTTCGAGCTTTCATGCCGCCATCTCGGCGGAACGTTTCCGACGGCATCGCGGACAACGCGTCATGACCATCAACCATTCGAGGATTTTGCATGGCTACGCACAATTTAACCCAACAGAATTTTCACGAGACCGTAGCGGACAACGACGTTGTCGTCGTTGATTTCTGGGCTTCATGGTGTGGGCCCTGCCGAGCGTTCGCCCCCACCTTCGAGGCTGCGTCGGACAAGCACCCTGATGTGCTGTTCGCCAAAGTGGACACCGAAGCGGAGCAAGGACTCGCTGTCGCAGCCAATGTTCGCTCCATACCGACCGTAATGGTCTTTCGCGAGGGGGAGTTGGTGTTCAACCAGGCGGGAATGCTCCCTGCAGGTGCGCTCGACGATCTGGTCGATCGAGCCAAGAATCTCGATATGCGTGCTGTGAGGAAGGGCGGCGACC is part of the Rhodococcus sovatensis genome and encodes:
- a CDS encoding WhiB family transcriptional regulator; translation: MRTNHELRLDRTPDCEFARSAQPEEEKILRTPIVEQKLPPPLSSNWEWQRLARCRSMPVSIFFPPRGLRGHTLRYHEEEAKAVCALCEVVEECRQHALACPEPHGVWGGLSAAERVDLCQREGSAAGCGTAAGCDSAAESSGGSSVDRNVPLTEWN
- a CDS encoding mandelate racemase/muconate lactonizing enzyme family protein translates to MPSSSHGSEIATIETLSCNAGWRNYHFLKITTTDGTVGWSEYDEDFGPRGMTEVIQRYAPMFIGGDVMNHEQVYTRVAATARPAPYGMTAEVFGALENAMLDAKARILGVPVYDLLGGKHRDSIQVYWSHCASWRISHPNHYGSKVSDLAGVTATGQEARDRGFTAVKTNMFQYGPNGPKSWGSGFGNPYEPGLNVDRTLIRDVVKHVDALRSGVGDDIEILIDLNFNARTEGYLRLIRALEEFDLLWVELDLYNPDALALIRQHATMPIASCETLFGVRQFLPYLTKQSIDVGIVDVVWNGVWQSMKIANTAEAFDVNVAPHNFYSHLATAMSAHFAAAVPNLRIMEHDVDRLTYDDDLFTGTPTVENGRMTVPSGPGWGIEPIEEEIRRRPPVLRTNYLGIEKYRCPPTVAATKRWIAMMRE
- a CDS encoding IS3 family transposase (programmed frameshift), which encodes MAGRKRNSAEDIVRKLRRADELTAAGKTQEEIAAELEVSAATLYNWRRQYGGMDTDAAKELKELREQNGKLKRLLAEAELEKDALREVAKGKILSPAAKRRAVDMLVNTMSLSKRLACKAVGLARSTYARTPIADTPADPDAALRASLRTYAGSHPLHGFRRAWAHLRHDQGMSVNKKKVHRLWKEEGLQVRIYHPRKRAGISSCPQIEADAPKVVWAMDFQFDSTVDGKAIKIASMIDEHTRQSLLNIVERSITAQRLTDELDKTFALWDGPPMVLRMDNGPEFISHVLQQFCRDRVGISYIPPGTPWNNGHIESFNNRLRKECLNRNHWTSLLEARVVIEDFKDDHNHRHRHSSLGYLTPSEYAAQCTHNHQPVEGCEID
- a CDS encoding carboxymuconolactone decarboxylase family protein, whose amino-acid sequence is MERYDYDRPPLGDDLATGMGTALAQFNSAVFTGPGRIPRRYRELIAVAVGLTTQCTGCISVHTRGALAQGATADEIAEVTYITAAVRAGGATAHGALSLSVAKRQH
- a CDS encoding OsmC family protein; this translates as METKNVVNGVDLDAMTETIDAVRGDRNLGEVTFSVNGEWQGGFRVDAQTGNLVQGGQADTSRAAKFSMSSDEPASLLGTDTAVSPAEYVLQALAGCYTVTLAANAASRGIELESYKLELEGDFDLASFLGVAPDEAPGAKQIRVKVDVVAPKSTREEIEELVDVVQQRSPIRDTLIRPVEVVTTLV
- a CDS encoding C-terminal binding protein, which codes for MHRVYQLGNPIPDSLAPGIEALLNDANAHLEQVAAHTEADLIRICSDAVGLIPMGAEPITEHVMRSLPNLRVVARGGVGVDTVDIAAATELGIQVTNAPDTNYQDVAVHTLAMIMHLLRRIGEFDDRVRRGQWTHPRYASILQRPHAMQLGIIGFGRSGQELARLASTVGFRIATHVRPGREDAAAAAGATPLSLDELLSTSDIVSLHIGLDQHTKEIIDTSALARFKKGAVLVNVSRGGLIDEAALIAALNAGHLAGAALDVFAHEPLPTDDPLLAAPNTVLTPHIAYLSAQSLLDATATTVSDVVRVLQDRTPKYPVNTPNSN
- the trxA gene encoding thioredoxin; amino-acid sequence: MATHNLTQQNFHETVADNDVVVVDFWASWCGPCRAFAPTFEAASDKHPDVLFAKVDTEAEQGLAVAANVRSIPTVMVFREGELVFNQAGMLPAGALDDLVDRAKNLDMRAVRKGGDRTA
- a CDS encoding MFS transporter, whose protein sequence is MSNPTKQHDVLRKVAFRLLPMLMVLYFLNYLDKVNVGFAALEMNADIGLSSAAYGLGAGLFFVGYFFFEVPSNLLLTKFGARIWITRIVLTWGVIAASMSLVQGETSFYILRFLLGVAEAGFFPGIVYLLGVWFPRQQRARILSYVYAAAPVSFLLGSPVSAFLMDQGHGFAGMPGWRFMFAAEGLVTVVAGIVAFFVLVDRPTKAKWLTAQEGEELERRVAAEDAAVDATHNASSIRSAFTGRVFLLSFVYFGIAYGIYAVGFFLPQAIKGFEGQFGLTLSGMQIGLMSAIPYGFATAAMLYWSRRSDARGERIYHVLIPALVGGVALTFSFALGSPFAVMAGITVAAIGMFCCIPVFWQIPASFLTGAAAAAGIGVINSIGNLSGFFAPYLAGYLRDVTGSYQPGMLVAGLFMIASGFLVVLVAGPR